In Populus alba chromosome 1, ASM523922v2, whole genome shotgun sequence, a single window of DNA contains:
- the LOC118046189 gene encoding uncharacterized protein — translation MERIGPYRVELDESYRPLPAVYLALLFIWFLSACSWTFNTYKNRHFSTINLQWTLASVPLIKALQLTLSFLFWYSCFYHQICSLWMSFGVYVTGVLFQTAYFVSFILISHGYCIMYEHLSISDRRTTAALGCVYYLTLVGYRASVPYFTVLLLLNYLISFSMIFRQISQNLSVLREQLTVVEEEDVQAMYDAVYMKYTMFKKFQGAMQIVVMAETVIHFNVDSSSVNYWLRLLVREWAQFCIFLYIGWTFRSQDWAPRFSVMPKSKGELMVPPIYSIEMDAETFKEFSCREWHIGVPTSATYDRGLSDSIVVVVQHPHPQRLPTGTTSS, via the exons ATGGAAAGAATCGGACCGTATCGGGTCGAACTGGACGAATCGTATCGGCCTCTCCCTGCAGTGTACCTGGCTTTACTCTTTATATGGTTTCTCTCCGCTTGCTCCTGGACTTTCAATACCTATAAAAACCGCCACTTTTCG ACGATCAATTTGCAGTGGACACTAGCATCTGTGCCATTGATTAAAGCTTTGCAACTCACACTGTCATTCCTCTTCTG GTATTCTTGCTTTTATCATCAGATATGCTCTCTGTGGATGTCATTTGGGGTGTATGTAACTGGAGTGCTCTTTCAGACAGcttattttgtttcctttataCTAATCTCTCATGGTTACTGCATCATGTATGAGCACCTTTCCATATCTGACCGTCGTACCACAGCTGCACTTGGATGTGTCTATTACCTAACTCTTGTAGGGTACAGAGCTTCTGTACCATACTTCACA GTCCTGCTGCTGctgaattatttaatttcattctctatGATTTTCCGCCAAATATCTCAAAATTTATCAGTATTACGAGAACAGTTAACTGTTGTTGAGGAAGAGGATGTTCAGGCGATGTATGATGCtgtatatatgaaatatactatGTTCAA GAAATTTCAGGGTGCGATGCAGATTGTAGTTATGGCAGAAACTGTG aTACACTTTAATGTGGATAGCTCTTCTGTGAACTACTGGCTGCGCTTGTTAGTCAGAGAATGGGCACAGTTCTGCATCTTTCTGTATATTGG GTGGACGTTTAGGTCTCAAGACTGGGCACCTCGTTTCTCTGTTATGCCAAAGTCTAAGGGAGAGCTAATGGTGCCTCCCATTTATAGTATT GAAATGGATGCAGAGACTTTCAAGGAGTTTAGTTGTCGTGAATGGCACATTGGAGTG CCAACCTCTGCAACTTATGATAGAGGCTTGAGCGACTCCATTGTAGTAGTAGTTCAGCATCCGCATCCGCAAAGGCTGCCTACAGGCACAACATCTTCTTGA